The Methylobacterium currus genome contains a region encoding:
- the aqpZ gene encoding aquaporin Z, giving the protein MDIRKCAAEAIGTFWLTFAGCGSAVVAAAFPQVGIGLLGVSAAFGLTVVTMAYAIGHISGCHLNPAVTIGLAAGRRFPGRDIVPYIVSQLVGGVAAAGLLYVIASGAPGFDLAKGFAANGYGEHSPGQYSLVACFLAEVVLTLMFLFVIMGATHGKAPVGFAPLAIGLCLTLVHLVGIPITNLSVNPARSTGPALIVGGWAVAQLWLFWVAPVIGGALGGILYRWLSEEPAAQVTGMPTAAATH; this is encoded by the coding sequence ATGGACATCCGCAAATGCGCCGCCGAGGCGATCGGCACCTTCTGGCTCACCTTCGCCGGCTGCGGCAGCGCCGTCGTCGCGGCGGCCTTCCCGCAGGTCGGCATCGGCCTGCTCGGGGTCTCGGCCGCCTTCGGCCTCACCGTCGTCACCATGGCCTACGCGATCGGTCACATCTCCGGCTGCCACCTCAACCCGGCGGTGACGATCGGGCTCGCCGCGGGACGGCGCTTCCCGGGCCGGGATATCGTCCCCTACATCGTGTCGCAGCTCGTCGGCGGCGTCGCGGCGGCGGGCCTGCTCTACGTGATCGCCTCCGGCGCACCGGGCTTCGACCTCGCCAAGGGCTTCGCCGCCAACGGCTATGGCGAGCACTCGCCGGGGCAGTACTCCCTCGTCGCGTGCTTCCTCGCCGAGGTGGTGCTGACCCTGATGTTCCTGTTCGTGATCATGGGGGCGACCCACGGCAAGGCGCCGGTGGGCTTCGCCCCGCTGGCGATCGGGCTCTGCCTCACCCTCGTCCACCTCGTCGGCATCCCGATCACCAACCTGTCGGTCAACCCGGCCCGCAGCACCGGCCCGGCGCTGATCGTCGGCGGCTGGGCGGTGGCGCAGCTCTGGCTGTTCTGGGTCGCGCCGGTCATCGGCGGGGCTCTCGGCGGCATCCTGTATCGCTGGCTCAGCGAGGAGCCCGCGGCGCAGGTCACCGGCATGCCGACGGCCGCCGCGACGCACTGA
- a CDS encoding DapH/DapD/GlmU-related protein: MPITDISLEEGASITHPDLVDLAGCRIGAGARIGPFVQIRAGSRVGARCKVSSHSVLGPSVELGEGVFVGHGVVIGHAEGGTVPADGARPTRIGPGASLGSRATVLPGVTIGRGAMIGAGAVVGGDVPDFALVVGVPGRVVGDARDRRGLEPHDPAGRLDEVAAR; encoded by the coding sequence ATGCCGATCACCGACATCTCCCTCGAGGAGGGCGCCAGCATCACGCATCCGGACCTCGTCGATCTCGCGGGCTGTCGCATCGGCGCCGGCGCCCGGATCGGACCCTTCGTGCAGATCCGGGCGGGCAGCCGCGTCGGCGCGCGCTGCAAGGTCTCCTCGCACAGCGTGCTCGGCCCCTCGGTCGAGCTCGGCGAGGGCGTGTTCGTCGGCCACGGGGTGGTGATCGGCCACGCGGAAGGCGGCACCGTCCCGGCCGACGGCGCGCGGCCGACCCGGATCGGTCCGGGCGCGTCCCTGGGCTCGCGCGCCACGGTGCTGCCCGGCGTCACGATCGGCCGCGGCGCGATGATCGGCGCCGGCGCCGTCGTCGGCGGCGACGTGCCGGATTTCGCCCTGGTGGTCGGCGTGCCCGGCCGGGTCGTGGGCGATGCCCGCGACCGGCGCGGCCTCGAACCTCACGATCCGGCCGGGCGCCTCGACGAGGTGGCGGCCCGCTGA